One window of Pseudomonas sp. FP198 genomic DNA carries:
- a CDS encoding circularly permuted type 2 ATP-grasp protein, whose amino-acid sequence MPHAFFNEMYDAQGDCRPHYQAFSRWLADTPLELLEQRRREADLLFHRAGITFTLYGDEQGTERLIPFDIIPRSIKASEWQTVERGCIQRVQALNMFLADIYHGQRILKEGIIPAEQVLANEGYQIAMQGLDLHRGIYAHIAGVDLVRDGDGSYYVLEDNLRTPSGVSYMLEDRKMMMRLFPELFAAQRVAPIDHYPNLLLDTLKSSSPLDNPTAVVLTPGRFNSAYFEHAFLAREMGVELVEGADLFVRDDHVYMRTTAGPQQVDVIYRRLDDAYLDPLSFNPDSMLGVPGLVAVYRSGNVVLANAVGTGVADDKSIYPYVDEMIRFYLTEEPILKNVPTWQCRKPQDLSHVLANLPDLVVKETQGSGGYGMLVGPAATAAEIEDFRARLKARPEAYIAQPTLSLSTCPTFVESGIAPRHIDLRPFVLSGKETRLVPGGLTRVALREGSLVVNSSQGGGTKDTWVVED is encoded by the coding sequence ATGCCCCACGCTTTTTTCAATGAAATGTATGACGCACAGGGTGACTGCCGCCCGCATTACCAAGCCTTCTCGCGCTGGCTGGCGGATACGCCGCTGGAGCTGTTGGAACAACGCCGCCGCGAAGCCGACCTGCTGTTTCATCGCGCAGGCATCACGTTCACCCTCTACGGCGACGAGCAGGGCACCGAGCGCCTGATCCCCTTCGACATCATCCCCCGCAGCATCAAGGCCAGCGAATGGCAGACGGTTGAGCGTGGCTGCATCCAGCGGGTCCAGGCCCTGAACATGTTCCTGGCGGATATCTACCACGGGCAACGCATCCTCAAGGAAGGCATCATTCCGGCCGAGCAAGTGCTGGCTAACGAGGGCTATCAGATCGCAATGCAGGGCCTGGACCTGCATCGTGGCATCTACGCGCACATTGCCGGTGTCGACCTGGTTCGCGACGGCGACGGCAGCTACTACGTGCTGGAGGACAACCTGCGCACGCCCAGCGGCGTGAGCTACATGCTCGAAGACCGCAAGATGATGATGCGTCTGTTCCCCGAGTTGTTCGCCGCCCAGCGCGTGGCGCCCATCGACCACTATCCGAACCTGCTGCTCGATACCCTCAAGAGCTCAAGCCCACTCGACAACCCTACCGCCGTGGTGCTGACCCCGGGGCGTTTCAACAGTGCCTATTTCGAACATGCGTTCCTGGCCCGGGAAATGGGCGTGGAGCTGGTAGAGGGCGCCGACCTGTTCGTGCGTGACGACCACGTCTATATGCGCACCACCGCCGGCCCCCAGCAGGTGGATGTGATTTACCGTCGCCTTGACGACGCCTACCTCGATCCGCTGTCGTTCAATCCCGATTCGATGCTCGGCGTGCCCGGGCTGGTCGCGGTCTATCGTTCCGGCAACGTGGTGCTGGCGAACGCCGTCGGCACTGGCGTGGCGGATGACAAGTCGATCTACCCCTATGTCGACGAAATGATCCGCTTCTACCTCACTGAAGAACCGATCCTGAAGAACGTGCCCACCTGGCAGTGCCGCAAACCCCAGGACCTGTCCCATGTGCTGGCGAACCTGCCCGACCTGGTGGTCAAGGAAACCCAGGGCTCCGGCGGCTACGGCATGCTGGTGGGGCCGGCCGCCACCGCAGCGGAAATCGAGGATTTTCGTGCCCGTCTCAAGGCCCGGCCGGAGGCCTACATCGCCCAGCCGACCTTGAGCCTGTCCACGTGCCCGACTTTTGTCGAAAGCGGCATCGCCCCGCGCCACATCGACCTGCGTCCCTTCGTGCTGTCCGGCAAGGAAACCCGCCTGGTGCCCGGTGGCCTGACCCGCGTGGCGCTGCGCGAAGGCTCGCTGGTGGTGAACTCGTCCCAGGGCGGCGGCACCAAGGACACTTGGGTAGTGGAGGACTAA
- a CDS encoding MdtA/MuxA family multidrug efflux RND transporter periplasmic adaptor subunit, whose translation MVDHSMQSSVSRKSRRWLFGLFVVLVIALLAWKFWPASTDPKNGAEQKAAAGHAGRSGGMRPGFGGATGPIPVRVAPAVTGDFPLYYKALGTVTALNTINVRSRVGGELVKIAFEEGQMVKAGDLLAEIDPRPYQNALLQAEGTLLQNQAQLKNAQVDLERYRGLYAEDSIAKQTLDTAAALVGQYQGTVKTNQAAVNDAKLNLEFTRIRAPISGRVGLRQLDIGNLVAANDTTALAVITQTQPISVVFTLPENNLETVLARYRSGAKLPVEAWDRGDVKLQASGVLQSLDNQIDVTTGTLKFKARYENRDQSLFPNQFVNVRLLADTLKGVVLAPTAAIQFGTNGTFVYALDGDKKVTIRKLKIGASDGEKTIVTEGLAAGDRVVLEGTDRLKEGSEVEVVNDSQEVPTTPTEHLQGKTAAAPTEPAVADKAKKGGA comes from the coding sequence ATGGTTGACCACTCCATGCAATCCTCTGTTTCCCGCAAATCCCGTCGCTGGCTGTTCGGCCTGTTTGTCGTACTGGTCATCGCGTTGTTGGCCTGGAAGTTCTGGCCCGCCAGTACCGACCCGAAAAACGGCGCAGAGCAGAAAGCCGCGGCTGGACACGCGGGACGCTCGGGTGGCATGCGGCCAGGGTTTGGCGGTGCGACGGGGCCGATTCCGGTTCGGGTGGCACCAGCGGTCACCGGGGATTTTCCCCTGTATTACAAGGCGCTGGGCACCGTCACCGCGCTCAATACGATCAATGTTCGCAGCCGGGTCGGCGGCGAGTTGGTGAAGATCGCCTTTGAAGAAGGGCAGATGGTCAAGGCCGGCGACCTGCTGGCGGAAATCGACCCGCGTCCGTACCAGAACGCCTTGCTCCAGGCCGAAGGCACGCTGCTGCAAAACCAGGCCCAACTGAAAAATGCCCAGGTCGACCTGGAACGCTATCGCGGCCTGTACGCTGAAGACAGTATCGCCAAGCAGACCCTTGACACCGCCGCTGCGCTGGTGGGCCAGTACCAGGGGACGGTCAAGACCAACCAGGCGGCGGTCAACGACGCCAAGCTCAACCTGGAATTCACCAGGATCCGCGCGCCGATCAGTGGCCGCGTAGGTCTGCGTCAACTGGACATCGGCAACCTGGTGGCCGCCAACGACACCACGGCCCTGGCCGTCATCACCCAGACCCAACCCATCAGCGTGGTGTTCACCCTGCCGGAAAACAACCTCGAAACCGTGCTCGCCCGCTACCGCAGCGGGGCGAAGCTGCCGGTCGAGGCCTGGGACCGTGGCGATGTGAAACTCCAGGCCAGCGGTGTGCTGCAAAGCCTGGACAACCAGATCGACGTCACCACCGGCACCTTGAAATTCAAGGCGCGCTACGAAAACCGCGACCAGTCGCTGTTTCCCAACCAGTTCGTCAACGTGCGCCTGCTGGCCGATACTCTCAAGGGGGTGGTCCTGGCGCCGACCGCGGCCATCCAGTTCGGCACCAACGGCACCTTCGTCTACGCCCTTGATGGCGACAAGAAAGTCACCATCAGGAAGCTCAAGATCGGCGCCAGCGATGGCGAAAAAACCATTGTCACCGAGGGCCTCGCCGCCGGCGACAGGGTGGTGCTCGAAGGCACCGACCGCTTGAAGGAGGGCAGCGAGGTGGAAGTGGTCAACGACAGCCAGGAGGTGCCGACCACGCCGACCGAACACCTGCAAGGCAAGACGGCCGCGGCCCCGACTGAGCCGGCCGTGGCCGATAAGGCGAAAAAGGGCGGCGCATGA
- a CDS encoding alpha-E domain-containing protein yields the protein MLSRTASDLYWMSRYLERAENLARMLEVSYSLSLMPQAGRSDGHAELAMSLLAAGTLDDYNARYDALNSERMLHFFALDEANPGSIYSCLRAARTNAHAVRGRITADMWENINATWLEMRNIASNGLGRYGISHFCEWVKERSHLFRGATSGTIMRNDAYSFIRLGTFIERADNTLRLLDARYEMFGEESEEVSDNSARGYYQWSALLRALSSFEAFNEIYRNAPNAEQVSEMLLLRADVPRSLHACIEELDHILASLPGNNGRPAQRLAAELNARLRYSGIDEILASGLHQWLTELIGQIRHLGQTVHDAYLEVV from the coding sequence ATGCTTTCAAGAACCGCTTCGGACCTCTATTGGATGTCCCGCTACCTGGAGCGCGCCGAGAACCTGGCGCGCATGCTCGAAGTCAGTTATTCGCTGTCGTTGATGCCCCAGGCCGGGCGTAGCGACGGGCATGCCGAGCTGGCGATGTCGCTGCTGGCGGCCGGTACGCTGGACGATTACAACGCCCGTTATGACGCGCTCAACAGCGAGCGCATGCTGCATTTCTTTGCTCTGGATGAAGCCAACCCCGGCAGTATCTATAGCTGCCTGCGTGCCGCGCGCACCAACGCCCACGCGGTGCGCGGGCGCATCACCGCCGACATGTGGGAAAACATCAACGCCACCTGGCTGGAGATGCGCAACATCGCCAGTAACGGCCTGGGCCGCTACGGCATCAGCCATTTCTGCGAATGGGTCAAGGAGCGTTCGCACCTGTTCCGCGGCGCGACGTCGGGCACGATCATGCGCAACGACGCCTACAGTTTCATTCGCCTGGGAACCTTCATCGAGCGCGCGGACAACACCTTGCGCCTGCTGGACGCGCGCTACGAGATGTTCGGCGAGGAGTCGGAGGAGGTCAGCGACAACTCGGCGCGCGGCTATTACCAATGGAGTGCCTTGTTGCGGGCGCTGTCTTCGTTCGAGGCGTTCAACGAGATCTACCGTAACGCGCCCAACGCCGAGCAGGTCTCGGAGATGTTGCTGCTGCGGGCCGACGTGCCGCGCTCGCTGCATGCGTGCATCGAAGAACTGGACCATATCCTCGCCAGCCTGCCTGGCAACAACGGTCGTCCGGCCCAGCGCCTGGCCGCGGAATTGAATGCGCGCCTGCGTTATTCCGGCATCGACGAGATTCTCGCGTCGGGCCTGCATCAATGGCTGACCGAACTCATCGGCCAGATCCGCCACCTGGGCCAGACCGTCCACGATGCCTACCTGGAGGTGGTATGA
- a CDS encoding alpha/beta fold hydrolase, translating into MIRLTAELTPAGTSYLATGQGQPVVLIHGVGLNKEMWGGQVVGLATKYRVIAYDMLGHGASPRPATGTGLLGYADQLLELLDHLQLPQASVIGFSMGGLVARAFALHYPQRLQGLVVLNSVFNRSAEQRAGVIARTAQAAEHGPDANAEAALSRWFSREYQAANPAQIAALRQTLAQNDPQGYLTTYELFATQDMYRADDLGSIQAPTLIATGELDPGSTPEMARQLAERIPGATVAVLAEQRHMMPVESPRLVNQLLLEFLDTANTRQNPIKGIVA; encoded by the coding sequence ATGATTCGGCTCACCGCTGAACTCACCCCGGCCGGCACCAGTTACCTGGCAACCGGCCAAGGCCAGCCCGTGGTCCTGATCCACGGCGTGGGCCTGAACAAAGAAATGTGGGGCGGCCAGGTCGTTGGCCTGGCCACGAAGTATCGCGTCATCGCCTACGACATGCTCGGCCATGGCGCCAGTCCGCGCCCTGCCACTGGCACTGGCCTGCTCGGGTACGCCGATCAGCTGCTGGAGTTGCTGGACCACTTGCAACTGCCCCAGGCCAGCGTGATCGGCTTTTCCATGGGCGGCCTGGTGGCACGCGCCTTCGCCTTGCATTACCCGCAACGCCTGCAAGGCCTGGTGGTGCTCAACAGCGTGTTCAACCGCAGCGCCGAACAACGTGCGGGGGTCATCGCCCGCACCGCCCAGGCCGCCGAGCATGGGCCGGACGCCAACGCCGAAGCCGCGCTGTCGCGCTGGTTCAGCCGCGAATACCAGGCGGCCAATCCGGCGCAGATCGCCGCGCTGCGCCAGACCCTGGCGCAGAACGATCCCCAGGGTTACCTGACCACCTATGAGCTGTTCGCCACCCAGGACATGTACCGCGCCGACGACCTGGGCAGCATCCAGGCGCCGACGTTGATTGCCACTGGCGAGCTGGACCCCGGCTCGACCCCGGAAATGGCCCGGCAACTGGCCGAGCGGATTCCCGGCGCCACGGTTGCCGTGCTCGCCGAGCAACGGCATATGATGCCGGTAGAGTCGCCGCGCCTGGTCAACCAGTTGTTGCTGGAATTCCTCGACACGGCCAACACCCGACAAAATCCAATAAAGGGGATCGTTGCATGA
- the tpx gene encoding thiol peroxidase produces MAQVTLKGNPVQVNGQLPQAGSKAPAFSLVAGNLSDVSLKDFAGKRKVLNIFPSVDTPTCATSVRKFNAQANDLSNTVVLCISADLPFAQARFCGAEGLENVQNLSTLRGAEFIENYGVAIADGPLKGLTARAVVVLDENDTVLHSELVKEIAEEPNYDAALAALK; encoded by the coding sequence ATGGCTCAAGTCACTCTCAAAGGCAACCCTGTCCAAGTCAACGGCCAATTGCCCCAAGCCGGCTCCAAGGCGCCAGCCTTTTCCCTGGTAGCCGGCAATCTGTCGGACGTTTCCCTGAAGGACTTCGCCGGCAAGCGCAAAGTGCTGAACATTTTCCCAAGCGTCGACACGCCGACCTGCGCCACTTCCGTGCGCAAGTTCAACGCCCAGGCCAACGACCTGAGCAACACCGTAGTGCTGTGCATCTCCGCTGACCTGCCGTTCGCCCAGGCCCGTTTCTGTGGTGCCGAAGGCTTGGAAAACGTGCAGAACCTGTCGACCCTGCGCGGTGCCGAGTTCATTGAGAACTACGGCGTTGCCATTGCCGACGGCCCGCTCAAAGGCCTGACCGCCCGTGCCGTGGTGGTGCTGGATGAAAACGACACCGTGCTGCACAGCGAGCTGGTCAAGGAAATCGCTGAAGAGCCGAACTACGACGCTGCGCTCGCTGCTCTGAAATAA
- a CDS encoding transglutaminase family protein gives MKLSIRHDTTYSYADEVCTSIQFLRLTPKDSPRQRILQWHLELPRLVRSQLDPYGNILHVMTMDEPHGALVLTAYGEVQIDQTVEMEPDSQSPLPFLRTSRLSQADESLIAFAMAQCGARRDRSALADLMNGLADRMAYLPGTTAVSSTAAEAFAGGAGVCQDHAHAFVACARSLGVPARYVSGYLCTEDENHLASHAWAEAWLGDGWYSFDVTNRLTRPDRHLKLAIGLDYLDACPVRGMRRGGGAEQMHARVQVSSMVQVQHQ, from the coding sequence ATGAAATTGTCCATTCGCCACGACACGACCTACAGCTATGCCGACGAAGTCTGCACCAGCATCCAGTTCCTGCGCCTGACGCCCAAGGACAGTCCGCGCCAGCGCATTCTGCAATGGCACCTGGAGTTGCCACGCCTGGTGCGCAGCCAGCTCGATCCTTACGGCAACATCCTGCATGTCATGACCATGGACGAGCCTCATGGGGCTCTGGTACTGACCGCTTACGGTGAAGTGCAGATCGACCAGACCGTGGAGATGGAGCCTGACAGCCAGTCACCGCTGCCGTTCCTGCGCACCAGCCGTCTCAGCCAGGCCGATGAAAGCCTCATTGCTTTCGCCATGGCCCAGTGCGGGGCACGGCGTGATCGTTCGGCGCTGGCCGACTTGATGAATGGCCTCGCCGATCGCATGGCCTACCTTCCCGGCACTACTGCGGTCAGCAGCACGGCGGCCGAGGCGTTTGCCGGCGGTGCCGGCGTCTGCCAGGACCACGCCCATGCATTCGTGGCTTGTGCCCGCAGCCTGGGCGTACCGGCGCGGTATGTGTCCGGCTACCTGTGCACCGAAGACGAAAACCACCTGGCGAGCCATGCCTGGGCTGAAGCCTGGCTGGGGGATGGCTGGTACAGCTTCGACGTAACCAATCGCCTGACCCGTCCCGATCGCCATCTGAAACTGGCGATCGGCCTGGACTACCTCGACGCCTGCCCGGTGCGCGGCATGCGCCGGGGCGGCGGGGCGGAGCAGATGCACGCGCGGGTGCAGGTGAGCTCGATGGTGCAGGTGCAGCATCAGTAA
- a CDS encoding DUF3313 domain-containing protein, translated as MKFASMIGTVCIASLALAGCSSKVTQPDEYSGFLGDYSRLKEEKSPSGAEVMRWVDPKIDLAKYSRIYIEPTQLYPKPQATVKIPSATLAGITSYYDQALKREAGKSLPLATSPGPGVLVVRAAITAVSSKTEGLKPYEVIPIALVAAAVSTASGIRDQETTLGTEAVFLDGGNNAVIAQVVRKGTGKPLSNESQVMKPDDVKGVIDGWAADLHQSYLQLKAK; from the coding sequence ATGAAGTTCGCCTCCATGATCGGCACCGTTTGCATTGCCTCGCTCGCGCTCGCTGGCTGCTCCAGCAAAGTCACCCAGCCGGACGAGTATTCCGGGTTCCTGGGGGACTACAGCCGGCTCAAGGAAGAAAAATCGCCGTCGGGGGCCGAGGTGATGCGCTGGGTCGATCCGAAGATCGATCTGGCGAAGTACTCCCGCATCTATATCGAACCGACCCAGCTGTACCCCAAGCCGCAAGCAACGGTGAAGATTCCGTCGGCAACATTGGCCGGCATCACCAGCTACTACGACCAGGCGCTCAAGCGTGAAGCCGGCAAGTCCCTGCCGCTGGCGACCAGCCCTGGCCCGGGTGTCCTGGTGGTGCGGGCGGCGATCACCGCGGTCAGCAGCAAGACCGAGGGCCTGAAACCCTACGAAGTGATTCCGATCGCCCTGGTGGCCGCCGCGGTCAGCACCGCCAGCGGCATTCGTGACCAGGAAACCACCCTGGGCACCGAAGCGGTGTTTCTCGACGGTGGCAATAATGCGGTAATCGCCCAGGTGGTGCGCAAGGGCACGGGTAAACCGTTGTCGAACGAGTCCCAGGTCATGAAGCCCGATGATGTCAAAGGGGTCATCGATGGCTGGGCGGCGGATCTGCATCAGTCATATCTGCAGCTCAAGGCTAAATAG
- a CDS encoding amino acid synthesis family protein yields MSFEIRKIVSYVEETFIEGGKATDKPVTMVGLAVVMKNPWLGRGFVEDLKPEIRANCSDLGALMVERLVGIIGGAQKIEAYGKAAVVGADGEIEHASAVIHTLRFGNHYREAVKAKSYLSFTNKRGGPGTSIQIPMMHKDDEGLRSHYITLEMQIEDAPRADEIVVVLGCADGGRLHPRIGNRYIDLEELAAEQAQ; encoded by the coding sequence ATGAGTTTCGAAATTCGCAAGATCGTCAGCTATGTCGAAGAAACCTTCATCGAAGGTGGCAAGGCCACCGACAAGCCGGTGACCATGGTCGGGCTGGCCGTGGTCATGAAGAACCCTTGGCTGGGCCGTGGTTTTGTCGAAGACCTGAAACCCGAGATCCGCGCCAATTGCTCCGATCTCGGCGCGCTGATGGTCGAGCGCCTGGTGGGCATCATCGGCGGTGCGCAAAAGATCGAAGCCTATGGCAAGGCAGCGGTCGTCGGTGCCGACGGAGAGATCGAGCATGCCTCCGCCGTGATCCATACCCTGCGCTTCGGCAACCATTACCGCGAGGCGGTCAAGGCCAAGAGCTACCTGAGCTTCACCAACAAGCGCGGCGGCCCCGGCACCTCGATCCAGATCCCGATGATGCACAAGGACGACGAAGGCCTGCGCTCGCACTACATCACCCTGGAAATGCAGATCGAAGACGCTCCGCGCGCCGACGAAATCGTCGTGGTGCTGGGCTGCGCCGATGGCGGGCGCCTGCATCCACGCATCGGCAATCGCTACATCGACCTGGAAGAGCTGGCCGCCGAACAGGCCCAGTGA
- a CDS encoding flavin reductase family protein: MIEPGIYKEVMSSFPSGVTVVTTLDPEGNIVGITASAFSALSIDPALVLFCPNYASDTYPILRDSKQFAIHLLSADQTAEAYAFAGKGKDKAKGIDWHLSDLGNPLLGKATAIIECELWREYDGGDHAIIVGAVKNLILPAQPVTPMIYHKGKLGPLPALA; this comes from the coding sequence ATGATCGAACCCGGCATCTACAAAGAAGTCATGAGCTCGTTCCCGTCCGGCGTCACGGTGGTTACCACCCTGGACCCGGAGGGCAATATCGTCGGCATCACCGCCAGCGCTTTCAGCGCCTTGTCCATAGACCCGGCGCTGGTGCTGTTCTGCCCCAACTATGCCTCCGACACCTACCCGATCCTGCGCGACAGCAAGCAGTTCGCGATCCACTTGCTGTCCGCCGACCAGACCGCCGAAGCCTACGCCTTCGCCGGCAAAGGCAAGGACAAGGCCAAAGGCATCGACTGGCACCTGAGCGACCTGGGCAATCCATTGCTGGGTAAAGCCACGGCGATCATCGAGTGCGAACTGTGGCGCGAATACGATGGCGGCGATCACGCGATCATCGTCGGCGCGGTGAAGAACCTGATCCTGCCCGCGCAACCGGTCACGCCGATGATCTACCACAAAGGCAAGCTGGGCCCGCTGCCCGCGCTGGCTTGA
- a CDS encoding aldehyde dehydrogenase, which yields MTLARFSMCIGGEWVDALSGKTFESLNPALAQPWAELPDADEADVDRAVQAAQTAFDSPAWRGLTATARGKLLRRLGDLIAENKEQLAQLESRDNGKLIRETRGQVGYLPEFFHYTAGLADKLEGGTLPLDKPDLFAYTVHEAMGVVAAIIPWNSPLYLTAIKLAPALAAGNTIVIKPSEHASATILELARLALEAGIPPGVVNVITGYGPSTGAALTRHPLVRKIAFTGGAATARHVVRSSAENFAKLSLELGGKSPNIIFADADLDSAINGAIAGIYAASGQSCVSGSRLLVQDEIYDEFVSRLVERAQRIRIGNPQEDASEMGPMATAQQLAVVEGLVADAIAEGARLRLGGKRPPNLGDGWFYEPTLFECDHNSMKIMQEEVFGPVASVIRFKDEAEALAIANDSQFGLAAGIWTRDLGRAHRLARDVRSGIIWVNTYRAVSAMAPIGGFKNSGYGRESGIDSVLAYTELKTVWINLSQAPMPDPFVMR from the coding sequence ATGACACTCGCACGCTTTTCGATGTGCATCGGCGGTGAATGGGTCGATGCGCTGTCCGGCAAGACTTTCGAGAGCCTGAACCCGGCGCTGGCCCAACCCTGGGCCGAGCTGCCCGACGCCGACGAAGCCGATGTCGATCGCGCCGTACAAGCCGCACAAACGGCTTTTGACAGCCCGGCCTGGCGCGGACTGACCGCCACTGCTCGGGGCAAACTGCTGCGCCGTCTCGGTGATCTGATCGCCGAAAACAAGGAGCAACTGGCCCAACTCGAAAGCCGCGACAACGGCAAGCTGATCCGTGAAACCCGCGGCCAGGTCGGCTACCTGCCGGAGTTTTTCCACTACACCGCAGGCCTCGCCGACAAGCTCGAAGGCGGCACCCTGCCCCTCGACAAGCCGGACCTGTTCGCCTACACCGTGCACGAAGCCATGGGGGTGGTCGCCGCGATCATCCCCTGGAACAGCCCGCTCTATCTCACCGCGATCAAGCTCGCCCCGGCGCTGGCGGCCGGCAATACCATCGTGATCAAGCCGTCCGAGCACGCCTCGGCGACGATCCTGGAGCTCGCTCGCCTGGCCCTGGAAGCCGGAATCCCGCCGGGCGTGGTCAACGTCATCACCGGCTACGGCCCGAGCACCGGCGCCGCCCTCACCCGCCACCCACTGGTACGCAAGATCGCCTTCACCGGCGGCGCGGCCACGGCCCGGCATGTGGTGCGCAGCAGCGCCGAGAACTTCGCCAAGCTGTCGTTGGAGCTGGGCGGCAAGTCGCCCAACATCATCTTTGCCGACGCCGACCTCGACAGCGCCATCAATGGTGCGATTGCCGGCATCTACGCCGCCTCCGGCCAGAGCTGCGTGTCCGGCTCGCGATTGCTGGTACAGGACGAAATCTACGACGAGTTTGTCTCACGACTGGTGGAGCGCGCCCAGCGCATTCGCATCGGCAATCCTCAGGAAGACGCCAGCGAAATGGGCCCCATGGCCACCGCGCAGCAACTGGCCGTAGTCGAGGGCCTGGTGGCCGACGCGATTGCCGAAGGCGCGCGCCTGCGCCTGGGCGGCAAGCGTCCGCCGAACCTGGGAGACGGCTGGTTCTACGAGCCGACCCTGTTCGAGTGCGATCACAATTCTATGAAAATCATGCAGGAAGAAGTCTTCGGCCCGGTGGCCTCGGTCATTCGTTTCAAGGACGAAGCCGAAGCCCTGGCGATCGCCAACGACTCGCAGTTCGGCCTCGCCGCCGGCATCTGGACGCGTGACCTGGGCCGCGCCCATCGCCTGGCCCGGGACGTGCGATCCGGGATTATCTGGGTCAACACCTACCGCGCGGTCTCGGCCATGGCGCCGATCGGCGGGTTCAAGAACAGTGGCTACGGACGCGAAAGCGGCATCGATTCAGTGCTGGCCTATACCGAGCTGAAAACGGTGTGGATCAACCTTTCCCAGGCGCCCATGCCTGACCCGTTCGTGATGCGCTAG